The Perca fluviatilis chromosome 24, GENO_Pfluv_1.0, whole genome shotgun sequence genome has a window encoding:
- the cpo gene encoding carboxypeptidase O, with the protein MLSYVGLSLLVLLSAMEAATVERVEYDYYKYHTMPEITKWMAQVEKDNPGVVTIVEYGQTYEKRVIRLLKIGLNTGEKKKAIWMDCGIHAREWIAPAFCQYFVRQILQAHKTDPKMQEMIRNMDFYVTPVLNMDGYIYSWKDNTTRLWRKNRSPGPPDCDSYGTDLNRNFDANWGTLGVSFNCSSETYCGSQAVSEPEAQAVTYFVGSRKDDFLCFLTIHSYGQLLLVPYGHPNFTAPNYKELMEVGLGAADAIRSVHGKNYTVGTSPDVLYANSGSSRDWARFQGIPYSYTFELRDKGTFGFQLPQDQIQPTCEEAYSGALHIITYAHDKTFNGAVATAAATLWTMLLTVGVTSTTLM; encoded by the exons ATGCTTAGCTATGTGGGACTGAGCCTTTTGGTGCTGCTTTCAGCGATGGAAGCAGCCACAGTAGAGAG AGTGGAGTATGACTACTACAAATACCATACCATGCCGGAG ATCACCAAGTGGATGGCTCAGGTTGAGAAGGATAACCCTGGTGTTGTGACCATAGTGGAATACGGACAGACCTATGAGAAGAGAGTCATTCGCTTGCTCAAG ATTGGCCTCAATactggagagaaaaagaaagctaTCTGGATGGACTGTGGTATACATGCCAGGGAATGGATCGCCCCGGCCTTCTGTCAGTACTTTGTCAGACAG ATCCTGCAAGCACACAAAACAGACCCAAAAATGCAAGAGATGATAAGAAACATGGACTTTTACGTCACCCCTGTACTCAACATGGACGGCTACATCTACTCCTGGAAGGACAACAca ACTCGACTGTGGAGGAAGAACAGGTCACCGGGACCTCCAGACTGCGACAGTTACGGCACTGATCTGAACCGCAACTTTGACGCCAACTGGGGCA CACTTGGAGTATCATTTAACTGCAGCTCAGAAACCTACTGCGGGAGCCAAGCTGTGTCCGAGCCCGAGGCCCAGGCTGTGACTTATTTTGTAGGAAGCCGGAAGGATGACTTCCTGTGTTTCCTCACCATCCACTCCTACGGCCAGCTGCTCCTGGTTCCCTATGGACACCCCAACTTCACTGCCCCAAACTACAAAGAGCTG ATGGAGGTGGGTTTGGGTGCAGCAGACGCCATTAGGAGTGTCCACGGAAAGAACTACACTGTAGGAACCTCACCGGATGTATTGT ACGCCAACTCTGGTTCATCCAGGGACTGGGCTCGGTTTCAGGGGATCCCTTACTCCTACACCTTTGAGCTGAGAGATAAAGGGACATTCGGCTTCCAGCTTCCTCAGGATCAGATCCAGCCAACCTGTGAGGAGGCCTACAGCGGAGCCCTGCACATCATCACCTACGCCCACGACAAGACCTTCAATGGTGCCGTGGCAACCGCTGCTGCAACCCTGTGGACCATGCTGTTAACAGTGGGCGTCACCAGCACCACCTTGATGTGA